A single region of the Longimicrobiaceae bacterium genome encodes:
- a CDS encoding Phenylacetic acid catabolic protein, with amino-acid sequence MARFTDEELKEKVQNGFIVEYPDDMTEGYRNALIVQLLVQADTELISAPAYFGAAKDAPSTNTMVSATAIIQDELAHANIAYRLLEDLGMDKEQLVYGRQPHEFKHPYGFDHPLENWAELVVANGLYDRAGITLLGDVFKNTSYGPLKRALVKVDQEETFHLRHGEMWMKRLAGAGGEAKEKVQRAVDWMFPMAVEWFGLPDDMKRHSGQLEYRLKGMTNDELRQTWMKSTVPLCESIGVKVPAHWSEEEQKFVLDYAFPCQYDEDEKRWLMDEGEISWSEVFERWKGRGPANKQFVESIQEGRAFRGMLEAA; translated from the coding sequence ATGGCCCGATTCACGGACGAGGAGCTGAAGGAGAAGGTCCAGAACGGCTTCATCGTGGAGTACCCGGACGACATGACGGAGGGGTACCGCAACGCCCTGATCGTCCAGCTCCTGGTGCAGGCCGACACGGAGCTGATCTCCGCCCCCGCCTACTTCGGCGCGGCGAAGGACGCCCCGTCCACCAACACCATGGTCTCCGCCACGGCCATCATCCAGGACGAGCTGGCGCACGCCAACATCGCCTACCGTCTCCTGGAGGACCTGGGGATGGACAAGGAGCAGCTCGTGTACGGCCGCCAGCCGCACGAGTTCAAGCACCCCTACGGCTTCGACCACCCGCTGGAGAACTGGGCGGAGCTGGTGGTGGCGAACGGGCTGTACGACCGCGCCGGGATCACCCTGCTGGGCGACGTCTTCAAGAACACCTCCTACGGCCCGCTCAAGCGCGCGCTGGTGAAGGTGGACCAGGAGGAGACCTTCCACCTCCGCCACGGCGAGATGTGGATGAAGCGGCTCGCCGGCGCGGGGGGCGAGGCCAAGGAGAAGGTGCAGCGCGCCGTCGACTGGATGTTTCCCATGGCGGTGGAGTGGTTCGGCCTCCCCGACGACATGAAGCGGCACTCCGGCCAGCTGGAGTACCGGCTCAAGGGGATGACCAACGACGAGCTGCGGCAGACTTGGATGAAGAGCACGGTCCCGCTCTGCGAGTCCATCGGCGTGAAGGTGCCGGCCCACTGGAGCGAGGAGGAGCAGAAGTTCGTCCTCGACTATGCCTTCCCCTGCCAGTACGACGAGGACGAGAAGCGCTGGCTGATGGACGAGGGCGAGATCTCCTGGAGCGAGGTCTTCGAGCGCTGGAAGGGCCGCGGCCCCGCGAACAAGCAGTTCGTGGAGTCCATCCAGGAGGGCCGCGCCTTCCGCGGCATGCTGGAGGCGGCCTGA